One Malaclemys terrapin pileata isolate rMalTer1 chromosome 7, rMalTer1.hap1, whole genome shotgun sequence genomic region harbors:
- the CCDC85B gene encoding coiled-coil domain-containing protein 85B produces the protein MGSEAGEPAASRALAQLSDSELGGYSKEELVRRLRQEEAEKLAALVQRGRLIQGVNRQLQEHLREIRELKQVNERLAAENRELRDLCCFLDDDRLKAKRLARDWQLFGQQAARVLRDELASCLHKLAGLEGLQERLAADNLELKALCLALEEECAARADNSPVGSSELSLPCGPRDLGDGSSSTGSVGSPDQLHLACSPED, from the coding sequence ATGGGCAGCGAGGCCGGCGAGCCGGCGGCCAGCCGGGCCCTGGCCCAGCTGAGCGACTCGGAGCTGGGCGGCTACAGCAAGGAGGAGCTGGTGCGGCGGCTGCGgcaggaggaggcggagaagctgGCGGCGCTGGTGCAGCGGGGGCGGCTGATCCAGGGCGTCAATCGGCAGCTGCAGGAGCATCTGCGGGAGATCCGCGAGCTGAAGCAGGTGAACGAGCGCCTGGCGGCCGAGAACCGCGAGCTCCGCGACCTCTGCTGCTTCCTGGACGACGACCGGCTGAAGGCCAAGCGGCTGGCCCGGGACTGGCAGCTGTTCGGGCAGCAGGCGGCCCGGGTGCTGCGGGACGAGCTGGCCTCCTGCCTGCACAAGCTAGCCGGGCTGGAGGGGCTGCAGGAGCGCCTGGCCGCCGATAACCTGGAGCTCAAGGCGCTCTGCCTGGCGCTGGAGGAGGAATGCGCCGCCCGCGCCGACAACAGCCCCGTCGGCTCCTCGGAGCTCAGCCTGCCCTGCGGGCCCCGGGACCTGGGCGATGGTAGCTCCAGCACCGGCAGCGTGGGCAGCCCGGACCAGCTGCACCTGGCCTGCTCGCCCGAGGACTAG